The Candidatus Bathyarchaeota archaeon genome contains the following window.
CCCCCCTCAATAAACTCAATAGTAAACTCAATAAACCAAGAAGCCAGGACGCTTGCAGCCATAATTAACCAGGGCGGAACCTACATCATCCTAAGCCGAAACTCAACATCACTCACCGACAGCAGAATAGACCCGAAATTGGCAAATGTTCTATCCAGCATAAACGAGGTCAGATATATAATGCCCCAGAAATTCCTCGCCGTAAACATAACGGCAAAAAATGTTGAACGGCAGGTCATTTTGAGGGGGGTAATGGATGTAAATGGCTTCCTCAAGACTAGGAAAGCATACATAAACGGGTCATCAGCCAAGAATGTGGATGAAGCGAGCATCGGAGAGATCTTATCATCAGCACTAAACCTCAAAATAGGTGACGAAATAACATTAAGCCGCGGTGGAAAAAAAGCTAAATTAACAGTGAAATGTATCTACAGAACCCAAACTTCAGCAGACTCTGAAATACTTGTACCAATAGAGGCTGCAGAGAGGCTGACCGAAGGGGACGGCCAGCTATCGGCAATAGAGTTCACTCTGAAAACAGACATAAACGTGAGAGACGTCATCAACCAGATCTCCTCAAAGCTGCCACCTGAAACCAGAATACTAGAAACCCAGCAGCTATACGAATTCATCGAGGAACTAAACCAGCAGACGCTCACCCTCATAAACCTCCTATCCATAACCGTCTACATAGTCGTAGCCGCAGCAT
Protein-coding sequences here:
- a CDS encoding FtsX-like permease family protein, with translation PPSINSIVNSINQEARTLAAIINQGGTYIILSRNSTSLTDSRIDPKLANVLSSINEVRYIMPQKFLAVNITAKNVERQVILRGVMDVNGFLKTRKAYINGSSAKNVDEASIGEILSSALNLKIGDEITLSRGGKKAKLTVKCIYRTQTSADSEILVPIEAAERLTEGDGQLSAIEFTLKTDINVRDVINQISSKLPPETRILETQQLYEFIEELNQQTLTLINLLSITVYIVVAAASYIITTRLLIESSYEITMLKALGAKRNQTFALILAYTTLTSAISALLGISLGTAGTQIASTVLRWVWISIDINPFIEISQAAQTLILVLVSATLGSAYPAIKCSRTRYAEHQL